In Malus sylvestris chromosome 15, drMalSylv7.2, whole genome shotgun sequence, a single genomic region encodes these proteins:
- the LOC126604898 gene encoding la-related protein 1C has translation MAAINATNKSSNPETAPSPALQSPRNAGESVSSPTQSRRPTRSVSSPWTQIVRGESEPIAAVPSSPSAAVTEPAVAAAAPPPLPSSFSANQTQSNSAPQSNSSSPPPVEESVGEGSDNGNAGKRPAWNKPSNGAVEVGPVMGAVSWPALSESARASTKSSSESLKGVSEPSLLSVSVPQGTGITTISSPKQGNPSTPNHTGLMRQRSMKRNNANASSNGGAPQHQSSAGQGGELPSSNPPLKEHTHRNAFGSQSHSNNDHPQQRNSFRNRNSGSHPRGEGSHHNYRRDQDRGNQDWNSHRNFNNRDNHMHSPRGVPRMMRPHQTPPPPPPNAAQFIHQPQMRAFGGPIGFDMQPHQLVYVAHSPHEPLVPFVAPLRHPMMFPAPDPQLHTKIINQIDYYFSNDNLIKDTYLRRNMDDQGWVRIKLIAGFKKVLSLTDNIQLILDAMRMSTVVEIQGDKIRRRNDWERWVMPAAQPPNASGSQALGNSGPDTLSAHIQSIALDEKTTNNNVENNNQPQPSSGDGTGQFGV, from the exons ATGGCTGCGATTAACGCCACGAACAAGAGCAGCAACCCCGAAACGGCGCCGTCTCCGGCCTTGCAGTCGCCGCGTAACGCTGGCGAGAGTGTCAGCAGCCCGACCCAATCGCGGCGCCCCACCAGGTCAGTCTCGTCGCCTTGGACTCAAATCGTCCGCGGCGAATCTGAGCCGATCGCGGCCGTTCCTTCGTCGCCATCGGCGGCTGTGACTGAGCCAGCTGTCGCTGCGGCGGCACCTCCtccccttccttcttctttttcggcTAATCAGACTCAGTCTAACTCGGCTCCTCAGTCGAATTCGTCTTCTCCTCCGCCGGTGGAGGAGTCGGTGGGTGAGGGATCAGATAACGGCAATGCGGGTAAGAGGCCAGCTTGGAACAAGCCTTCTAATGGGGCTGTCGAGGTTGGGCCTGTAATGGGAGCTGTGTCTTGGCCTGCCTTGTCCGAGTCGGCTCGGGCTTCCACCAAATCGTCTTCTGAATCTCTCAAAGGTGTATCAGAACCCTCGTTGTTGTCTGTCTCCGTACCGCAG GGAACTGGAATCACAACTATCTCATCACCGAAGCAAGGGAATCCTTCTACTCCAAACCATACTGGACTTATGCGCCAGAGATCGATGAAACGAAATAATGCAAATGCCTCCTCTAATGGTGGTGCTCCCCAGCATCAATCATCTGCTGGTCAAGGTGGTGAACTGCCTTCAAGTAACCCGCCTCTGAAGGAGCATACCCATAGAAATGCATTTGGGTCGCAATCTCACAGCAATAATGATCATCCGCAACAACGTAACTCCTTCAGGAACCGAAATAGTGGTTCACATCCTCGTGGAGAAGGTTCTCATCACAACTATAGGCGGGATCAGGACCGTGGAAATCAAGATTGGAACAGTCATCGAAATTTTAACAATAGAGACAACCACATGCATTCTCCAAGAGGTGTCCCTAGAATGATGAGGCCTCACCAAAcacctccaccaccaccgcctAATGCTGCCCAATTTATTCACCAGCCGCAGATGAGGGCTTTTGGTGGTCCTATAGGGTTTG ATATGCAACCTCATCAACTGGTATATGTTGCACATTCACCGCATGAGCCACTTGTACCTTTTGTTGCACCACTGAGACATCCCATGATGTTTCCTGCTCCAGATCCTCAGCTGCATACTAAAATCATTAATCAGATAGATTATTATTTCag TAATGACAATTTAATTAAAGATACATACTTGAGGCGGAACATGGATGACCAGGGATGGGTTCGTATTAAATTAATAGCAGGCTTcaaaaaa GTTCTGAGTTTGACAGACAACATTCAGCTTATACTGGATGCTATGAGAATGTCAACTGTTGTGGAAATACAG ggtgataaaataAGGCGGCGTAATGATTGGGAGAGATGGGTAATGCCAGCCGCTCAGCCTCCAAATGCCTCAGGCTCTCAAGCCCTTGGAAACTCCGGTCCGGATACGCTGTCAGCTCATATCCAAAGTATTGCACTGGACGAGAAGACCACTAACAACAATGTTGAGAACAATAATCAGCCGCAGCCATCCAGTGGTGATGGAACAGGTCAATTCGGTGTTTAA